One Bradyrhizobium zhanjiangense DNA segment encodes these proteins:
- the coaBC gene encoding bifunctional phosphopantothenoylcysteine decarboxylase/phosphopantothenate--cysteine ligase CoaBC → MASLTIRKLDDAVKTYLRLRSAKNRRSVEEEVRVILRELIEGREEPLTPFAVPPAAASAPIPQRISAAPEASVTLIIGGGIAAYKSLDLIRRLKERRVEVRCVLTKAAQQFVTPLAVSALSHERVYTDLFDPQSEFDAGHIRLARDCDLIVVAPATADLLAKMANGHADDLASAILLATNRKVLLAPAMNPLMWNNAATRRNVAQLQRDGAVLIGPNSGEMAEAGEAGTGRMSEAIEIANAAERLLRPPVPRPLAGKRVLITAGPTHEPIDPVRYIANRSSGKQGFAIAAAAQAAGAEVILVSGPVDLSDPQGVTVKHVESARQMLEQVQAALPADIAIFAAAVADWRVANEGEQKLKKTSAGMPPLQLVENPDILATISKLTDKRPPLVIGFAAETEHLIDNAKSKLARKGCDWIVANDVSPATGVMGGDRNTVHLISRKNGEKNGEIAVDSWPVMTKEQVAIELVAHVARSVADKSREPAS, encoded by the coding sequence ATGGCAAGCCTGACCATCCGCAAGCTCGACGACGCCGTCAAAACCTATCTGCGGCTGCGCTCGGCCAAGAACCGCAGGTCGGTCGAGGAAGAGGTCCGGGTCATCCTGCGGGAGCTCATCGAGGGCCGCGAGGAGCCCCTGACGCCGTTTGCGGTGCCGCCTGCGGCAGCCTCAGCCCCGATACCCCAACGTATCAGCGCCGCTCCCGAGGCCAGCGTCACCCTGATCATCGGCGGCGGCATTGCGGCCTACAAATCGCTCGACCTGATCCGAAGGCTCAAGGAACGGCGCGTCGAGGTCCGCTGCGTGTTGACCAAGGCAGCGCAGCAATTCGTCACGCCGCTGGCGGTGAGCGCGCTGTCGCATGAGCGCGTCTACACCGACCTGTTCGACCCCCAGAGCGAGTTCGACGCCGGCCACATTCGCCTCGCGCGCGACTGCGACCTGATCGTGGTGGCGCCGGCGACCGCCGACCTCCTGGCCAAGATGGCGAACGGCCATGCCGACGATCTCGCCAGCGCCATCCTGCTCGCGACCAATCGCAAGGTGCTGCTGGCGCCTGCGATGAACCCGCTAATGTGGAACAACGCGGCGACGCGCCGCAACGTCGCGCAGCTCCAGCGCGACGGCGCGGTGCTGATCGGCCCAAATTCCGGCGAGATGGCCGAGGCCGGGGAGGCCGGAACCGGCCGCATGTCGGAGGCGATCGAGATCGCCAATGCCGCCGAGCGGCTGCTGCGGCCGCCGGTGCCGCGCCCACTCGCCGGCAAGCGCGTGCTGATCACCGCAGGACCCACGCACGAGCCGATCGATCCGGTGCGCTACATCGCCAACCGCTCTTCCGGCAAGCAGGGCTTTGCCATTGCCGCCGCCGCCCAGGCCGCCGGCGCCGAGGTGATTTTGGTGAGCGGCCCGGTCGATCTCAGCGATCCCCAGGGCGTGACGGTGAAGCATGTCGAATCGGCACGGCAGATGCTGGAGCAGGTACAGGCCGCGCTCCCCGCCGACATTGCGATCTTCGCCGCCGCCGTCGCCGACTGGCGCGTCGCCAACGAGGGCGAGCAGAAGCTGAAGAAGACGTCGGCCGGCATGCCACCGCTTCAGCTGGTCGAAAACCCCGACATCCTCGCCACCATCTCCAAGCTGACCGACAAGCGCCCGCCGCTGGTGATCGGCTTCGCCGCCGAGACCGAACACCTCATCGACAACGCCAAATCAAAACTCGCGCGCAAGGGCTGCGACTGGATCGTCGCCAACGACGTCTCGCCGGCCACCGGCGTGATGGGCGGCGACCGCAACACTGTGCACCTGATCAGTCGCAAGAATGGTGAGAAGAATGGCGAGATCGCAGTTGATTCCTGGCCGGTGATGACCAAGGAACAGGTCGCCATCGAACTGGTCGCGCATGTCGCGAGGAGCGTGGCCGACAAATCCCGGGAGCCGGCATCTTGA
- the dut gene encoding dUTP diphosphatase, which translates to MSTKVTVELQRLAHAEGLPLPTYQTAEAAGLDLMAAVPDSEPLTLAPGHYALVPTGLAIALPPGHEAQVRPRSGLAAKHGVTVLNSPGTIDADYRGEIKVILINHGQAPFVIKRGERIAQMVIAPVVQAALVPVATLSTTDRGAGGFGSTGR; encoded by the coding sequence TTGAGCACCAAAGTCACGGTCGAACTGCAACGCCTCGCCCATGCCGAAGGCCTGCCGCTGCCTACCTATCAGACCGCCGAGGCCGCCGGCCTCGATCTGATGGCTGCGGTTCCGGACAGCGAGCCGTTGACGCTCGCGCCCGGCCACTACGCGCTGGTGCCGACGGGCCTCGCAATCGCCTTGCCGCCGGGCCACGAGGCCCAGGTGCGGCCGCGCTCGGGGCTTGCCGCCAAGCACGGCGTCACCGTGCTGAACTCGCCGGGCACGATCGACGCGGACTACCGCGGCGAGATCAAGGTGATCCTGATCAACCACGGCCAAGCCCCCTTCGTGATCAAGCGCGGCGAGCGCATCGCGCAGATGGTGATCGCGCCCGTGGTGCAGGCCGCGCTGGTTCCCGTGGCCACCTTGTCGACAACCGATCGAGGCGCCGGCGGTTTTGGTTCCACCGGCCGCTAG
- a CDS encoding sensor histidine kinase: protein MSGVIVSMRRTLLSCTSLARNGLLGSAFAALLPAAPAEAADLVDTLSIMLDFNRQELAVLATALALLGFSVVAAILLMRTRVRTADNEARLRARIGELQLQADRFGALLFAEPQVLISWPAGDNRAQISGDISMVLPRDSSPQRVLAFGTWLPPEPALQMDHAVDALRQHGDGFQLTLTTAHGHTLEAIGRAIGGQAIVRIRELSGLRRDLAETNLRYKALSDETEMLRGFAAASPWPIWAKGENGALTYANPAYVRATEANSVTDAQERKLELLDSADRTAMDRGLKDAANFNSRLPIVIGGERRMYDVRAVNVGSGSVGIAIDASEADALSSALVRMAEAHRRTLDQLSSGVAVFDGQRRLAFYNDSYRRLWDLDRTFLDANPDDSSVLDQLRAARKLPEQPDFRAWKAKLHEAYRAVETAKDTWFLPDGRALSVVTTPNPEGGVTYLFDDVTESLDLARRFDGLIRVQRETLDSLAEGVAVFGSNGKAQLFNPAFVRMWKLSSDAMRGEPHIQTVEGWCHQLFDDPGVWRQIREAITSIENRADIPLKLERKDGSVLHGMIRPLPDGATMLTFQDITDTENVERALRERNEALEAADQMKVDFVHHVSYELRSPLTTIIGFAHFLSDPSTGPLTPKQAEYLDYVTKSTNALLALTNNILDLATIDAGAMKLELGPVDVSKTIELAAEGIQDRLATDRIRLKVEIAPDIGSFIGDEKRVVQVLYNLLANAVGFSPQDSTVGISARRTERSVVFTVTDSGPGIPADMKDKVFNWFESRSQGSRHRGAGLGLSLVRSFVELHGGKVRVDSIVGRGTVVICDFPTDQAAHRDAAE, encoded by the coding sequence ATGTCAGGCGTGATCGTGTCGATGCGTCGGACGCTGTTGTCGTGCACATCGTTGGCGCGCAACGGCTTGTTGGGGAGCGCTTTCGCGGCGCTGCTGCCGGCTGCGCCCGCTGAGGCCGCCGACCTCGTCGACACTCTCTCCATCATGCTGGATTTCAACCGGCAGGAACTCGCGGTGCTCGCCACCGCGCTGGCCTTGCTCGGCTTCTCGGTGGTGGCCGCGATCCTGTTGATGCGCACGCGCGTGCGCACGGCGGACAACGAGGCGCGGCTGCGCGCCCGGATCGGGGAACTGCAACTCCAGGCCGACCGCTTCGGCGCGCTGCTGTTCGCCGAGCCGCAGGTTCTGATCTCCTGGCCGGCCGGCGACAATCGCGCGCAGATCTCCGGCGACATCTCGATGGTGCTGCCGCGCGATTCTTCGCCGCAGCGCGTGCTCGCATTCGGAACCTGGCTGCCGCCGGAACCGGCGCTGCAGATGGATCACGCCGTCGATGCGCTGCGCCAGCACGGCGACGGGTTCCAACTGACGCTGACCACCGCGCATGGCCATACGCTGGAAGCCATCGGCCGCGCCATCGGCGGCCAGGCCATTGTCAGGATTCGCGAACTCTCCGGGCTGCGGCGCGATCTGGCCGAGACCAATCTGCGTTACAAGGCGCTCTCCGACGAGACCGAGATGCTGCGCGGCTTCGCCGCCGCTTCTCCATGGCCGATCTGGGCCAAGGGCGAGAACGGCGCACTGACCTACGCCAACCCCGCCTATGTCCGCGCGACCGAGGCGAACAGCGTCACCGATGCCCAGGAGCGCAAGCTCGAGCTGCTCGACAGCGCCGACCGCACCGCAATGGACCGGGGACTGAAGGACGCCGCCAACTTCAACTCACGGCTGCCGATCGTGATCGGCGGCGAGCGGCGCATGTATGACGTGCGCGCAGTCAATGTCGGCAGCGGCAGCGTCGGCATCGCCATCGACGCCAGCGAAGCGGATGCGCTGAGCTCGGCGCTCGTGCGCATGGCGGAGGCGCATCGCCGCACGCTCGACCAGCTCTCCTCGGGCGTGGCCGTGTTCGACGGTCAGCGGCGCCTTGCCTTCTACAACGATTCCTACCGGCGCCTGTGGGACCTCGACCGCACCTTCCTCGACGCCAACCCTGATGATTCCAGCGTGCTCGACCAGCTCCGCGCCGCGCGCAAATTGCCGGAGCAGCCGGACTTCCGCGCCTGGAAGGCCAAGCTGCACGAGGCCTATCGCGCGGTCGAGACCGCCAAGGACACCTGGTTCCTGCCCGACGGCCGCGCCCTCTCGGTCGTCACCACGCCGAACCCGGAAGGCGGCGTCACCTATCTGTTCGACGACGTCACCGAGAGCCTCGACCTAGCCCGCCGCTTCGACGGCCTGATCCGCGTGCAGCGCGAGACGCTCGACAGCCTCGCCGAAGGCGTCGCGGTGTTCGGCAGCAACGGCAAGGCGCAGCTGTTCAACCCGGCCTTCGTGCGGATGTGGAAGCTGTCGAGCGATGCCATGCGCGGCGAGCCGCATATCCAGACGGTCGAAGGCTGGTGCCATCAGCTGTTCGACGACCCCGGCGTCTGGCGCCAGATCCGCGAAGCCATCACCTCGATCGAGAACCGCGCCGACATCCCGCTCAAGCTGGAACGCAAGGACGGCAGCGTGCTTCATGGCATGATCCGCCCGCTGCCTGACGGCGCGACCATGTTGACGTTCCAAGACATTACCGACACCGAGAATGTCGAGCGCGCGCTGCGCGAGCGCAACGAGGCGCTGGAGGCCGCCGACCAGATGAAGGTGGATTTCGTCCACCACGTCTCCTACGAGCTGCGCTCGCCGCTCACCACCATCATCGGCTTCGCGCATTTCCTCAGCGATCCCTCAACCGGGCCGCTGACGCCGAAGCAGGCCGAATATCTCGACTACGTCACCAAATCGACCAACGCGCTGCTGGCGCTGACCAACAACATCCTCGATCTCGCCACCATCGACGCCGGCGCGATGAAGCTGGAACTCGGCCCGGTCGACGTCAGCAAGACCATCGAGCTCGCCGCCGAGGGCATCCAGGACCGCCTCGCCACCGACCGCATCCGCCTCAAGGTCGAGATCGCGCCCGACATCGGCAGCTTCATCGGCGACGAGAAGCGCGTGGTGCAGGTGCTCTATAACCTCCTCGCCAACGCCGTCGGGTTTTCTCCACAGGATTCCACCGTCGGCATCAGCGCACGCCGCACCGAACGCAGCGTGGTCTTCACCGTGACAGATTCCGGGCCTGGAATACCTGCCGACATGAAGGACAAGGTGTTCAACTGGTTCGAAAGCCGCTCGCAGGGCTCGCGTCACCGCGGCGCCGGGCTCGGCCTGTCGCTGGTGCGCTCCTTCGTCGAGCTGCATGGCGGCAAGGTGCGGGTGGATTCGATCGTCGGCCGGGGCACGGTCGTGATCTGCGATTTCCCGACCGACCAGGCGGCGCATCGCGACGCCGCCGAATGA
- the tsaE gene encoding tRNA (adenosine(37)-N6)-threonylcarbamoyltransferase complex ATPase subunit type 1 TsaE translates to MTEPTTFSVALHNETATAQLMADLALLVGPGDVITLTGDLGAGKTAAARAMIRYLAGDDALEVPSPTFTLVQGYELPPFPVMHADLYRVEDESELEEIGLSPLPDATLVLIEWPERAPSAMPEDRIDIALTHRPALGSNARAADITGYGKGAAQVARLKALREFLDASGYIDATRRRMNGDASTRSYARLLRDGEIVILMNFPQRPDGAALYNGRSYSAAVHLAENVKPFVAIDEGLRAQGISAPAIHHSDLDHGFLITEDFGSEGVIEGDPPRPIAERYEAATDVLAMLHSRTLPGTLRLADQTYTIPVFDIEAMLIEIGLMPEWYLPDRNAPLSDEKRAEFFAMWRELLKKPLAAPRTWVIRDYHSPNLIWLGNRTGIARVGVIDFQDAVLGPQSYDVVSLLQDARIDVPESLELTLLSRYIKARRAADASFDAAGFAELYVIMSAQRNTRLLGTFARLNRRDGKPHYLRHQPRIWTYLQRSLAHPALTDLREWYLANVPPPQP, encoded by the coding sequence ATGACCGAACCAACCACATTCTCCGTCGCGCTCCACAACGAGACGGCCACTGCGCAATTGATGGCCGACCTCGCGCTGCTGGTCGGCCCGGGCGATGTCATCACGCTCACCGGTGATCTCGGCGCCGGCAAGACCGCGGCCGCCCGCGCCATGATCCGCTATCTCGCCGGAGACGATGCGCTGGAAGTGCCGAGCCCGACCTTCACGCTGGTGCAGGGCTACGAGCTGCCGCCGTTTCCGGTGATGCATGCCGACCTCTACCGTGTCGAGGACGAGAGCGAGCTCGAGGAGATCGGACTGTCGCCGCTACCGGACGCAACCCTGGTTCTGATCGAATGGCCAGAGCGTGCGCCGTCGGCGATGCCGGAAGATCGCATCGACATCGCGCTGACGCACCGGCCGGCGCTGGGCTCGAATGCACGCGCGGCCGACATCACCGGTTACGGCAAGGGTGCAGCGCAAGTCGCGCGGCTGAAGGCGCTGCGCGAATTCCTCGATGCATCCGGCTATATCGACGCGACGCGACGGCGCATGAATGGCGACGCCTCGACGCGCTCCTATGCGCGGCTGCTGCGCGACGGCGAAATCGTCATCCTCATGAACTTTCCGCAGCGGCCCGACGGCGCGGCCCTCTATAACGGAAGATCCTACAGCGCTGCGGTGCATCTCGCCGAAAACGTCAAGCCGTTCGTCGCCATCGACGAAGGCCTGCGCGCACAGGGAATCTCCGCACCCGCGATCCATCACTCCGATCTCGATCATGGCTTCCTGATCACCGAAGACTTCGGCAGCGAAGGCGTGATCGAAGGCGATCCGCCGCGCCCGATCGCCGAACGTTATGAAGCTGCGACCGACGTGCTGGCCATGCTGCACAGCAGGACGTTGCCGGGGACGCTGCGGCTGGCGGACCAGACCTACACCATTCCTGTCTTCGACATCGAGGCGATGCTGATCGAGATCGGGTTAATGCCGGAATGGTATCTGCCCGACCGCAACGCGCCGCTGAGCGACGAGAAGCGCGCGGAATTCTTCGCGATGTGGCGCGAGCTGCTGAAGAAACCGCTGGCGGCGCCAAGAACCTGGGTCATCCGCGACTATCACTCGCCGAACCTGATCTGGCTCGGCAATCGCACCGGCATCGCGCGCGTCGGCGTGATCGACTTCCAGGACGCCGTGCTCGGTCCGCAATCCTACGACGTGGTGTCGCTGCTCCAGGACGCCCGCATCGACGTGCCGGAAAGCCTCGAGCTGACGCTGCTGTCGCGCTACATCAAGGCGCGCCGCGCGGCTGATGCGAGCTTCGATGCGGCCGGATTCGCCGAGCTCTACGTCATCATGTCCGCGCAGCGAAACACCCGCCTGCTCGGCACCTTCGCCCGGCTCAACCGCCGCGACGGCAAGCCGCATTATCTGCGTCACCAGCCGCGGATCTGGACCTATCTCCAGCGCTCGCTCGCGCATCCCGCGCTCACCGATCTGCGCGAGTGGTATCTCGCCAACGTCCCGCCGCCGCAGCCCTAG
- a CDS encoding PilZ domain-containing protein codes for MAAKADQRGNNRVVFERGVPAQMMGIDGTWRRDCTMEDVSETGAKLTIDGSVEGLHLKEFFLLLSSTGLAYRRCELAWVNGDQIGVNFLKLGDKKKKARSTAIGA; via the coding sequence ATGGCGGCGAAAGCGGATCAACGCGGAAATAACCGGGTCGTTTTCGAGCGCGGGGTTCCGGCCCAGATGATGGGCATCGACGGCACCTGGCGGCGCGACTGCACCATGGAGGACGTCTCCGAGACCGGCGCCAAGCTGACCATCGACGGCTCGGTTGAGGGCCTGCACCTGAAGGAATTTTTTCTGCTGCTGTCGTCCACCGGACTTGCGTACCGGCGCTGCGAGCTGGCCTGGGTCAATGGCGATCAGATCGGCGTCAATTTCCTCAAGCTCGGCGACAAGAAGAAAAAGGCGCGCTCCACAGCCATCGGGGCGTAA
- a CDS encoding nucleotidyltransferase family protein, whose amino-acid sequence MSVKPTKAMVLAAGFGLRMRPLTDKMPKPMVPVAGQPLLDHVLDKLGQAGVTEAVVNVHYLPDQIIDHTASRQSPRVIISDERNQVLGTGGGVVKALPLLGDAPFFHVNSDTLWIDGVRSNLTRLAENFDPARMDILLLMAPTATSIGYSGRGDYGMLPDGALRKRKEKEVVPFVYAGAAIMSPAIFADAPKGEFSLTKMFDRANEQERLFGLRLDGVWMHVGTPDAVHAAEEAFLESVA is encoded by the coding sequence ATGTCCGTCAAACCGACCAAAGCCATGGTGCTTGCCGCAGGGTTCGGCCTGCGCATGCGTCCGCTGACGGACAAGATGCCGAAGCCGATGGTGCCGGTGGCTGGCCAGCCACTGCTCGACCACGTGCTCGACAAGCTCGGCCAAGCCGGCGTGACCGAGGCGGTGGTCAACGTGCATTACCTGCCCGATCAAATCATCGATCACACCGCATCGCGCCAATCTCCGCGCGTGATCATCTCCGACGAACGCAATCAGGTGCTCGGCACCGGCGGCGGCGTGGTCAAGGCGCTGCCGCTGCTCGGCGATGCGCCGTTCTTCCACGTCAATTCCGACACGTTGTGGATCGACGGGGTGCGCTCCAACCTGACGCGGCTTGCGGAAAACTTCGACCCCGCGCGCATGGACATTCTGCTGCTGATGGCGCCGACCGCGACCAGCATCGGCTATAGCGGCCGTGGCGATTACGGCATGCTGCCCGACGGCGCCCTGCGCAAGCGCAAGGAGAAGGAGGTCGTTCCGTTCGTCTATGCCGGCGCGGCGATCATGTCGCCCGCGATCTTTGCCGATGCGCCCAAGGGCGAATTCTCACTGACAAAAATGTTCGATCGCGCCAATGAGCAGGAGCGGCTGTTCGGCCTCCGCCTCGACGGCGTCTGGATGCATGTCGGCACGCCTGATGCCGTGCATGCGGCGGAAGAGGCGTTTCTGGAGAGCGTGGCGTAA